In the Wyeomyia smithii strain HCP4-BCI-WySm-NY-G18 chromosome 2, ASM2978416v1, whole genome shotgun sequence genome, one interval contains:
- the LOC129719823 gene encoding uncharacterized protein LOC129719823: MIVIVSMVYKRIWRFDGVEMPFLTYLLFNLELLLGLLICSMVFVGSKWRRVVYDDILGRMLDILTIFQNLNLGFKLDLLGHLCIKLLIFTGILFVCIIVVDATHYMEFIKSAVGFGAYLIPHIVQITCSLQYVFVLTFAYQKFKTINNFLMSSQHVLRLNVNNNVGTLKALREQHMLLHQLAFKVNQHFGLFNIATVILVVTAISTTCLEVYQNIQLSDRGLYLVYSVLWVVLHGFKLILILYPNFLMENERNFTGALLHEYTPYTNTKNDIELKVFLRQIIHQKGPYTACGIIPLNLTIIANILGALATFLIILILFDQKP; this comes from the exons ATGATCGTAATTGTATCAATGGTCTATAAAAGGATATGGCGTTTTGACGGAGTTGAAAtgccatttttgacatatttgttatttAACCTAGAATTATTACTGGGTTTGTTGATCTGTTCGATGGTATTCGTAGGTAGTAAGTGGAGACGAGTTGTTTATGATGACATACTGGGCAGAATGTTGGATATCTTAACgatatttcaaaatttgaatcTCGGATTTAAGCTTGATTTGTTAGGCCACctatgtataaaattattgatttttactGGAATTTTGTTCGTGTGTATAATTGTGGTAGACGCTACACATTATATGGAGTTCATTAAAAGTGCAGTTGGGTTCGGCGCTTATTTGATTCCACATATTGTTCAAATTACCTGTTCACTGCAGTAtgtttttgttttaactttCGCTTACCAGAAATTCAAAACTATTAATAACTTCTTAATGTCTTCGCAACATGTATTGCGGTTAAATGTTAATAATAACGTTGGTACACTGAAGGCTTTAAGAGAGCAGCACATGCTATTGCATCAACTGGCGTTCAAAGTTAACCAGCACTTTGGATTGTTCAATATAGCAACAGTTATTTTAGTTGTTACTGCAATAAGCACTACTTGCTTAGAAGTGTATCAAAATATTCAATTAAGTGATCGTGGATTGTATCTGGTATATTCGGTTCTATGGGTAGTTCTTCACGGGTTCAAATTGATTTTAATTCTGTACCCGAATTTTTTAATGGAAAATGAG AGGAACTTCACTGGAGCTCTTCTTCATGAATATACTCCGTATACAAACACCAAAAATGATATTGAG ctcAAAGTATTTTTAAGACAAATCATACACCAAAAAGGACCATATACAGCGTGCGGCATTATTCCACTGAATTTGACGATAATCGCCAAT ATACTCGGAGCTTTGGCAACATTCCTGATAATTTTAATACTGTTTGATCAAAAGCCATGA